In the genome of Crassostrea angulata isolate pt1a10 chromosome 6, ASM2561291v2, whole genome shotgun sequence, the window TTTGCTGTATGTACTATTCTGTCGTAACCAAAATCAGACAATTAgtctaataaattaataaatatccTTTCCTAATACATATATTTCTAGACGATTTACCAATAAAcagtttaataaattaattgtaatttaatttgtcGCGATTTATCATAAAGAAACACACAACAAGCGTTCGCTATTATGATGTGTACATTTTCCGTCGGACGGCGCACATAATTCTTCATTAGTATTGACACTGAGAATTGTTTTGGTGATGATGAGTTTACCTGTAAACGTCACAGGGGTCTGTAAACGACCGCTGCATGGAACGTGCCGGATTTAACGGCAGGTAAGACCCAGTCACAGGTATTGTATAAATCTACACGGAGTAGCACACCTCATATACACAGGTAAGTTTGTTTGTCTTGTTTACCCTATGTGTACGTGTtagatttttatattaaaaaaatcatttagatGAAATTGACTGAAATCTTATACAAATTGTAATtttgtctgggttttttttcataatcatatgcgcttaaaatataaatataagatattttattttttttaataaataaaagagCAAATCTAAAACTATTCAAAGAAGATTCAATTGTAGTGTCGCCTAAATTAGCTAATTCTAAAACAATTGTATTTACTTAAATTAGggggaaataatttttttttaaattgaaggtTCTTATCATTGAAATTCAAAAGATGGCTGTGCATTTCTAGTTAAAGAATGGATTTTACATAATTGCATAATCTCCAGTACAATTATTGTGAATGTCAAGTACGTAGATGAACCTTTTACTGGTGAGATGCGCAATGATtagcaaattttaaaagcatttatccttcaaaatgaccaatataaaaacttttttttttcaaaatgaggAATCAATTTCCAGTGACAGCAGGGAACACAAACAACACAAACTTAACCGACCCTCAAAATTTAAGTTATGTGCATGAGCgcgttttattttaatttggatgcttaattaaaaaaaaaatcaagaaacagattttgcaattttgtttctcataaaattacatacattttaatttcagaaaCTTCGTATCTGCCTTGTAGTTTTCTTTGAATTTCCAGCTGGCATACTGATCATCCCGGAAAGGACATAATTCACTTTCCCGGGGACCCAGTATGATCAGTATGGCCATGGTTCTGGTCATTATATTACCAATTAATAATCAGTATTCATATAAAACTGATCTTTCTTTAAGTATTGTGCAAATGGACGAAAGTCTtgtaaactttacatgcagaTTTTATGTACAAATTACGTATCTATCAGGCTATAGCTTCCTTTAATGGGGcggtatatatataattgtgtaTTGCTTTTCAAATCCAGTGTACCGACCGgaccaaaatgaaaattaaaggtACGTGATATGTTCACAGAAAAGAAACGTggaatataattatgtatattaatttgTATTGCGACTGCCCAGCGTTCACGTATGATGACGGTATCATTTGACGTTCAGTTTATAAAATGGCGCTGCATTTTAAATTCTTATATCAAACTTTGACGCAAACTAGAAGTCGTGTTGAGTTCAAATAACTTTCAGAACCATCCACTTtctaaatatacatataatccAGACTAATTTGCATCGTGATTCACGTCTGCAGTATTTAGGGTCCGATTCTTTTCTCACAGTATCGTCGGCGTTTCGTGATCGACTCCGGAATCAAATCACGACTTTGTCCTCCCACAACAGCTGGGCGACATCTTCGGAGTTTGGGAGACAGTTACCACAAAATCACTGCCATTTTATTACTCTAAAATAACGCTCAAATCGTCTTCGTACATTGTTTATTTACTGGAGAGAACCACGACACTTCACCGAGTATTGACTACATGTCTGGTGAGGGACATTGCAAGAACAAAAGTCCGTGAACTAAatcttttggggttttttgcTTTTCaactaattttcattttttaaaatctcgaGTGGTGTAAAAGTGTGGGAATATTACACGTATTTCGTCTGTTTTGGTATCCGAACTACAATCACTTGACAAGATCTAGTATATCGTTAAAACAATAATTTCGTTTAAGTTGCTCATAAAGCATGCAATATTATTTGCATGGTTATGCTTTTTGCTGTTGCATAAAGCATAATACAAATATAATCTGGGTCATTATATTGTCCTAGTTACATTTTTACTGTGCGTTTATGTGCAAATATGCTTGCAGATGCTTGATCATCGATAAATCAGCAGGCTACGCGCTgcatatattcatatatattttcgGCGCAACAAGACGTGTGCTAGTTGCCGCCTCCTTGGCAGAGTGGACACCTTCATGACCTTTTTATGGCTTCACCAGGTCGTTGCCCAATGCTGTGTTCCTTCAGTCCCCTATATTTAGATTAATTACACATGTCCgcaattattttaaatcattcttTTACAGAAGGTCAAATTGATTCATACAGCCAAAAGAAATGTCTTACATGCATTTGACATTTTTACTTTCAGGAGAGAGGATGGCGTTCTCCATTGTGCTGACTGTGGTTGTACTACCGATTCTGTATACACAAGgttattatattacatgtatttaaggaTATTCCTGTCGGctcattctttttaaattataaatagaaATCGATTTCTTAAGGTGTTTATATTTGTTATAATAATAAGTGAAAAATGTAACTTAATTATTTCAGTTCAAGGCGATTGCGCGGGAAAAGCTGACATTATTATTGCCGTTCCTGGTTCAGTGAATATACCCGGAGAGGAGTTTTTCCCCTTTGAGACCTTTCTTCACATGCTTGTGGACTATTTTGTGTTGGACGAGAATAACGTCAACGTGGGATTTGTGTTGTACGGGAACGAACCTACCATTCTGAGTCATCCACAGCCCTTCAAAGATCAGGCCGAGACCAACACAAGAGCGACTCTTCTTACTCAAAGAGAAAACTATATGAACATTCTAGGATCTCCGCCAAATGTTGCGAGAGCATTGAACCTCATGCGAGCTATGTTCCAGAATCCCAGTGGATACCCCATGGAGAGACCACGCCGAGGTGTTAAGAAAATAGGAGTTATCTTTACCTGGGGAGCACAGCCCATTGAGGCCTTTGATGACGTAGTCAGGGCCTCCGATGACCTCAGAATGGACGGTGTAACCATGTATGCAGTGGGAAGAAGCCCCATTGGTCCGGAGTTTGCCAGACTTGCCACAGATGAATGCAAACTGTTCAGTATGGGTAACTTCCAGGAGGGTTTGCCTAGCGTCCTCCCGTATCTCGGCAGCAGCATATGTACTCGTAAGTCTTTCCATGTATTGTGTTCTTCTCTAAGTAATGGCAGATTAGGTTTTTCAATGACTTCTTCTAAATCCTCGTGATTTTCATCTCTGTCGTCGTTTTTTGTGATTTAAATGATTTTCCCTTGTCTTTCTACAGATATGGATCCTGTGATTAATGCCTCTTCCATCAACTGTTTTCCAAGTAAGCTTCCATATGTTGTCTTTATAAAGTTTTCAATATCTTTAAAGAGTTTGGGGGTCATAGTCACTTTATAGTATTTTTCTATTTGAACAGAGGAGTATTTGTTGAATTTCACCTTTATAATGAAATGGATTTGTATTTATGATGTAACAATCTAATAGCATTTTACTGTGCCATGTTAATAGTGATTAGTTGAGTGGTTTAAGTAATGACGAATTATTGACCACCCAACATGTGTAAGgccgaattttttttatttatataagacTGCATAATGAGAAACCTGTATTATTCTATAAACCGTGTCTTTGTAGAGTTCTGGAGGCCAAGTCCCAACCCTCCCATCATCTGCCCCTCCATGAGCGAGATCTTCCAGGACCCCTACAACTGTGCCTACTACTACAAGTGCGACCTGAGCGTCGCCAGGAGAGAGAGGTGTCCCTCCAACATGTTGTTTGACAACTTCATTCGTACCTGTAACTATAAGGACGCTGTCACGTGCTACTCAAGGATGACGTGCCCGGAACCCAACGGACTTTTCCCACATCCGGAATCCTGCAACAGATTTATGAACTGCTTTAACGGAATTCCTTACGTTCAAGAATGCCCTCCTAATCTTTATTTCAATGAGAGAACCAAACTCTGCGACGACAGACAAAACGTGCAATGTCGTTTGCAGTAAACAAGAATGTCTCACATTTTCCACAATGACGTGGAAAGGTCTAATACAACTCAAACTCGTTCCCAGTGCCCATCTACTGCAGTGTCAAGATTTAGCTCTATGAACATACTTAATATGTAAATCACTGCCTTCAGAAGTTCCAAGTATATTTTCAACACATAacagtttattttcaaaagatacTATTCAAGCATAatggaatttaaattttttaatgtaaagaaAAAGGACTAATCAGTGTCATTTCATGGAGTCTTCTCGAttcttgtgttttatatatacatgttttatatttctACGTGATACGCCTATAGCTTGTTATTTTGTGCCGttgttataaattatatatgttgtTGTCTTTTTGTAATAAAACTACATATAAACCCTCATTTTTAGTGTTCTTCAATGATTGAATGACTGCCGTGGTCAATCGATGACGTCACAGCTTCCTCTTCTTGAGACTTGGTCTTCCAGAGAGGACTGCTGTGTTTTCGGTAGAGCGCGATCTTAGTCTCTCCTCCAGTGTCTGAATAACCTGCTGTAGTTTCTTCATTTCGACATCGTACTCCTGTTTCAGATTTAAGAACTTCATTCGGAAGATTTCCTGGTTATTAGAACTACTCATTTTTGTCTGCTTTTGCTCTAGTTTTTGTTTGAGCTTAGATAATTTTTCCTCCCATTCCATTGACTGACTTGTCATTTCCGCTTTATGATCTATATCTTGTTTCTTCAACAAAGCGTCAAGTTCTTTCAGCTCTTGGTTTTTCTTTTGGATAATTTCCTCATAATATGCCGTTTTTTCTTCCATTTTCTCACAAAACTCCTTTTGTAACAACTCCGTTTGAATGTTTACGTCTTGACGAAGCATTTCTTCTTTCTGGACGTGACTTTCTTCCAGTCTCTTCATTTGTTCttgaatttgtaaataattctTGTTTACTGTTTCAATCTGATCTCTTAGGTCCTCAACTTCTTTTTCACTGTCGCAGTAAATGTGCATCTTGCAGTAGAGGTTGTTCAATGCATCCTGAATTCGCTGGTTCTCTGTCGATAAACTGGTTAATTTATcattcaagtttttgttagcTGTTCTCTGAACGTCCAGTTCATCTGCAAGGTCTATGTTTGTTTTCATCAGCGACAAGGAAGAGTTGTACCACATTTCGAATCCTGAGGAAAACTTCTGTAAATCGGCGTGGTCTACAAAACCTTCGCATGCTGATAGTTCGAGGTTATCCGACGTGGTGGCAGTTTGTTCAATATTTGCTTCCATTTTCTAAAGAATTAAGAAtctttcaaagtaaaaaaaaatcgaagtgctttgaaaaagaaataaaatcaacatCAACAGCCGTAATAGTAACAAAAAGGCGATTGAATATATGAGTACTTGAGTATCAATACCCGAAACATTGATATCGCAATACCAAAGAGACTTAAgcaaaaaaaatagaaagatCTTAACAATACCATACTGAAAAAACAATTAAGGATTTTTTCTCTGTCTCGTTATCCTATCTGATATTGAATCAAAATTGTATTGGAATTCTAATTCCAAATTCTATGCAGTAATATTCtagttttaaatgtttacgGCATTTttatggaacgccaaattaacatatattcaaatatttgtacctatcttcaaataattgtacttatcttcaattcaattgtacctatcttcaattcaattgtacctatcttcaattcaattgtacctatcttcaaattgaattagagataggtacaattcaattatacctatctttaattcatttgaagataggtacaattgatttgaagataggtacaaattcaatgaattgaagataggtacaattgaattaaagataggtacaattgaattgaacctatcttcaattactaaaatattggcaATAATGAATACTCCCTGTATAGTACGTCATTTTCGTTACGTCACAAtaaaatcgggatcgggatGATAAAATAGACAATATGATTTTATCAACTTTTCGAAAGATTGAgccttaaaacaaacaaaaactcatAATAATTGTTACTGCGATAATAAATAGAGTGATTATCAACTGAATTATAcattctttgataaaattatggaaaaaaataaagccagtttttttatttaggtatataaCGTTAGTGACCCTAACTACGTCACTACCTTAACTCCGTCACTTTTGAGGTATTCGGGTATACATGTTTTTGGCTTacttattgatatacatgtatattttaataagtaaatgaTGCCATTTGCAAATATAATGCACAAACACTCGTTTCCCTCCATGTTGAAATGTCTTCAAGGGAGcgttcattattttcaacaatacacaaaacgaattgaacctaggtataattgaattgtacctatcttcaaatcctttgcagatatgtctgaattgaacctatcttcaaatcatttgtacctatctttaaatgaattttacctatcttcaaatgaattagagataggtataattcaattgaacctatctttaattgaattgaagataggtataattcatttgtacctaggtataattcatttgtacctaggtataattcatttgtacctaggtataattcatttgtacctaggtataattatttagagataggtataattatttacacctatcttcaattcaattgtacctatctttaattcaattgtacctatcttcaaatgatttgaagataggtacaattaattgaagataggtacaattatttgaagataggtacaaatatttgaatatatgttaatttggcgttgTACAGTTTAACAAGTAAATCAACAGATAACAAATTATATACATTGATTGCATGATGGTGAAGAAGATATGAAGATTTATCCTCCCCCCAGGAAAATCATTTTTCAGTAATTCGAATTATTAGTTTTCCGATATATAAGGattaaaaaatgtagaaataataggATAAAAGTTTAGTTAATTTTTCGTTTGATTAAATCGTTTGCTCAtcctcgggatttttcatacgAATGACATGAAAAGGCATGTGGCTTCCGAAGGGGTCGGATAAAACATGATAATGATATTACAATCATGATACCAGGGGACTAGTACGAAGTTGAATTGCCCTGAGTGACATATGATTGTCTAGAACCAATCAGATAATGCTTGTACAGAAATATTATAATAAGGTATAGGCctaataatctttaaatttacCGGTCTTTTCTACCACACATGCTTTGatgtttgtgtaaaaatttacatttctttATTGGTGGCTTGCGACTGATCGAAGCAAAATGCTTTTAATATCCGAACTCTTGGTGTGCCAAAATGGTCCTAGCCAATAACTGAACAAATACCagtagtctgtcccaagttacaaatttttataaagttttaaaaataactttttgttcagttttttaatattttgtgtcCAAtctattaaaacaaacaaaatcccTTCTCTATTACGTTTGTTTGAAATTGAACACGGGcaaaatgtgaaaatgaaaatgaactttatttatCTTACAAggtttgataaacaagttctacaaaaGAACTTATAATTTCTTTCTGGCACGGATGTTcgcgttgggggggggggggggggggggtcattgaTGTAGGAGAccaaaagtttaaaatgtaaaaagtctacggggatttttgAGTTACAAACGACATGGAATTGCCAAGatgataaattttgttgaaaaatatatatgttaaataaaatgAGGGGAATTTTTGCAACATCATCACTCGGGTACAACTTGGgaaaaccatttttatttagaCTATATAGAAAATCGTTAGAAAGTGACGGAAAGTAAGAACAGGCTTTTATCAAAGTTTAAATATACCGCATCTTTTACGGGTGGGTAATGGTGGTGAGGAAGGTAACGTTAGGGGGTAGGGAAGGGAggaatgacccccccccccccccggaatcCCCACCTTAGGAAGATTGTCAATAACATTTTCGTGAGTTTAgtatctatgaaaaaaaaactatataacatatataatgtATGTAGGGCCTATATCATGACGTTTTCTATGAATGCTATCAAGAACAACATACAACCCTTACCTGAAGGAAAAAATGCAGACGAAAAAAAATCgaagttatttagacgctttgcaaaaaaaaagaattgctctatttttaaacatagttacattataaaataccgtcaaagttaaaaaaaagttttaaacgttttattatTCCGGTTAGGTATGCACTATTCAATAGAATTTGTACACGTATATCTGTGAATCTCGAATATTTGCTGTACGACTTAACCTATTATAGTCTGTTTCAGTAAACAAACGTGGCAAAGAAACTGGAAGAgggtaaactttttaaaaagcgaAGAATAAAGGTTATGTCAGCTTGTATGCAATGGTCTGCAAGGAAGTTTATGGTTCTACTAACGTCCTTAAGAAATATGTGAAGACAGAAAAAGACAAATTGAAGACAGTTGATCTTTCTCCGAAGTGGACCTCACTCTCTCAGTTCTTTACggtagtttgaatttcctcgaCTTATGAGTTGTAgtaagattgggggggggggggggggttcttgcGCATCAATGCAGTGAACAAATGCAAATGTCTTATTTGACTTAAACACAAGTTAATGAAGGTGAAAAATTACTGGAACTTGCATATAAATTCATTAGGCAGATTACAGATGTAAACAAGACAACAACATGAacttaaaatgtacattttacactatatcaatgtttgaaaaatgaaatgatgtttgaggttttttttcacTATAGGTAGTCTTTTTACCACAAGGATACCCAGAGAGTGTTAGTTCTGATTATCTCCAGTATCAAATATGGGATACCATCCAGGTACactgaatattaaataataatgcCTACCAGCATTTTTATCGTAGCAATAGTCAGGAAAAATAATCAATGTGctattttaagatatttcttTACTAAGGCTTTTGCCAGCAGTATAACTGGCACACTGGCAGCCCAGGCCTTGCTGAAGGGAGTCGGTGTTGGAGATGAGAGTGCCACTGTCATGGCTGCAACATTGACATGGATCTTAAAaggttctctctctctttctctctgttaATGACTGTTAAATATCACTGGTTTTGTCATTGAATATATTATCCTGAAAGGTGgattcataattcatttttgcagATGGGACTGGGATGATAGGTAGAATATTGTTCGCTTGGATACAAGGGTAAGGGCTAACTCCTGTCTGATTTAACATCAGTTTATGCTTTtatcatataccggtatataatatttatatctaaaGATTTAATAGTTTTTACTGACTAAACAATTAGTTTAGTACAATTTAAATGAAAGGTTTTCTCTTTCATAACTGAATGGATTTTAATCTTAAATAATGTGCCTGCTTAGTGTTTAATGGTTACACTGCTTTTCCTTAGAACCAATTTGGACTGTGATGCCAAAAGATGGAGGtattatacatttaatattttttttttaagcttttaagattgtaaaaataaaatacttgaTACATAGTATTCATTACTCTATCTTTTAGAACAAATcttaatattgatttatttttagattatttGCAGATATTCTGAATGATATGGCCATTTTCATGGAGATTTTAGCACCATATTTCAAAGCCTATTTCACCCCTATTGTCTGCACGGCAGGAGTTTGTAAAGTACAGTATaatacaattttcattttaactttttatgatCAAGTATTATAAGAGGTTCTGCACAAACCATTTCAAATTTTCTGGGATGATTTCTCTGCTTTGATTGATGTGTGGTTGACCATATTTACAGTCCATTGTGGGTGTTGCAGGGGGTGCAACAAGAGCAGCACTAACACAGCACCAGGCTCGCAGGAATAACATGGCCGACGTGTCAGCTAAAGATGGTAGCCAGGTACGTTATTTCATTGGTATAATCTGTAAATCACGATGCCTCTGTATTATAACTCACAGATTGTTATATGAACTAGTAAATGGTTCTTTAATCTAGGAAACCTTAGTGAATCTGGCTGCTCTGGTCTGTAGCTTAACATTGGTTCCTCTTGTAACAGGAAAAGATGTGTACGTGAGTCTTTGTTGCTTCAAATTGGGAACAAACAACATCTACTTTACATTGAACTTGATAGACAGTGACGTTTTCTGTAACTGTCAGATCTATATAGAGTTTATTCCCAAATTTGCAGGAATAATGAATGGATTTGATAAAAAGTGCCTAGTTTATTCAAGTATTGGTAAAATGATTGTTTCCTTTAGGCTGATCTGGAGTTTGTTTTTACTCTTCACACTGCTGCACCTGTTTGCCAACTACTCTGCCGTGACCAGTGTCGTCATGGAGACCCTTAATCAGGCCAGGCTCCACATCCTGGTCCACCATTACCTCCAGACAGGGGAAGTGCTCTCCCTTCAGGAAGTCAACTATAAGGAACCTGTTTTGTGGAGTAAGTGCAGTATGAATCGGGATGGGGTGGGGTTGTGGAGTAAGTGCAGTATGAATCGGGATGGGGTGGGGTTGTGGAGTAAGTGCAGTATGAATCGGGATGGGGTGGGGTTGTGGAGTAAGTGCAGTATGAATCGGGATGGGGTGGGGTTGTGGAGTAAGTGCAGTATGAATCGGGATGGGGTGGGGTTGTGGAGTAAGTGCGGTATGAATCGAGATGGGGTGGGGTTGTGGTGTAAGTGCAGTATGTATCGGGATGGGGTGGGGTTGTGGTGATGGGGTGGGGTTGTGGTGATGCTCAATGATGTATCTTTGACctttttataaatttctttcAGAAACAAGGAGAAAACTTAATGTTCATTTAGGAACCTCTATAGGCAAAGTGTTCTCTAGGTaagttaatgtacatgtacatacatcaATTACTTGGAATCCCTGCACACTGCAACAGTTCTTTCAAGgaattttatatacaatttaaacaaaataaacaggaatatattgtttattttgggAACCTTGAcaaagaggtacatgtacaggtgTATTTTTCAGTTCATAAGTTCAGTCCTGTTCTTTTGGAATAGCTTTGAATATTATAGAGATATGTCACAGGAGTTAAAAGAACACCAAGAGCAGAATATGGTGTTTTATATGTATAAGTTATTTCCTGATCTCTTGAGACAACTAATTATGAAAGGGAAATACAACTCTAAGTCTATGCATCAATGATCATAGATGTCAGAAATTCATGGATAGAATGTTCAGTACCTGTATTTCtgtaaaaacttaatttttagtTGTTCTTTTACTTTTTGATCTTGGCAATATTTTCTGCATTTCAGAGCCAGTGTTTTAGAAGAATCAATTGCACTATATAAAGATAGTAACTATTTACTAGATATAAATCTACAAACaggtttgtttcattttaaaatatttccaaagtAGGTGAACGTAACTTCTATGATCTATATATATACAGCTGTTGTTTACCGGTATATATTGTCCAGTGCATGTCTTCTgccaatttaaataattttacatttaaaataatctTCTTCGTGTTCATTAGTATGTTCGTCTGTGTTGTCCACCagtttaacatgtattttacattttagGCAGTGTCTCCATAATCCTATCCCCCCTCAGCACTACCATGGATCATTTAACGAGCTGTTTCCAAGCAGAGGTCATAGACTATGTCTATGATAATATGTACAAACCTACGGTATAACAACCAACAATTACTGTTGCTTCAAGActttcttttgtttgattttacttttttatccCAATATAATCCATTGAAAAAAGAAGCAAATTAATCCAAATTGCAACAGATTTGAATCAGatttgcaagtacatgtataagatgcGCCACCTATGTAATTATTGAATATCGTTTATggaacagattttttttgtGGGTGCAGAATTGTTtacaatgaaacaaaatagGTTTATTACACTTACATTGTCAAATTAACTTATTCGAATGCttaaaaaccagaaaaaaacaaactgaGTAGGCTTATAAATTTCCAGCAGT includes:
- the LOC128190570 gene encoding uncharacterized protein LOC128190570 isoform X3, with the protein product MAFSIVLTVVVLPILYTQVQGDCAGKADIIIAVPGSVNIPGEEFFPFETFLHMLVDYFVLDENNVNVGFVLYGNEPTILSHPQPFKDQAETNTRATLLTQRENYMNILGSPPNVARALNLMRAMFQNPSGYPMERPRRGVKKIGVIFTWGAQPIEAFDDVVRASDDLRMDGVTMYAVGRSPIGPEFARLATDECKLFSMGNFQEGLPSVLPYLGSSICTHMDPVINASSINCFPKFWRPSPNPPIICPSMSEIFQDPYNCAYYYKCDLSVARRERCPSNMLFDNFIRTCNYKDAVTCYSRMTCPEPNGLFPHPESCNRFMNCFNGIPYVQECPPNLYFNERTKLCDDRQNVQCRLQ
- the LOC128190570 gene encoding uncharacterized protein LOC128190570 isoform X1, whose protein sequence is MKIKGERMAFSIVLTVVVLPILYTQVQGDCAGKADIIIAVPGSVNIPGEEFFPFETFLHMLVDYFVLDENNVNVGFVLYGNEPTILSHPQPFKDQAETNTRATLLTQRENYMNILGSPPNVARALNLMRAMFQNPSGYPMERPRRGVKKIGVIFTWGAQPIEAFDDVVRASDDLRMDGVTMYAVGRSPIGPEFARLATDECKLFSMGNFQEGLPSVLPYLGSSICTHMDPVINASSINCFPKFWRPSPNPPIICPSMSEIFQDPYNCAYYYKCDLSVARRERCPSNMLFDNFIRTCNYKDAVTCYSRMTCPEPNGLFPHPESCNRFMNCFNGIPYVQECPPNLYFNERTKLCDDRQNVQCRLQ
- the LOC128190571 gene encoding cilia- and flagella-associated protein 57-like, whose product is MEANIEQTATTSDNLELSACEGFVDHADLQKFSSGFEMWYNSSLSLMKTNIDLADELDVQRTANKNLNDKLTSLSTENQRIQDALNNLYCKMHIYCDSEKEVEDLRDQIETVNKNYLQIQEQMKRLEESHVQKEEMLRQDVNIQTELLQKEFCEKMEEKTAYYEEIIQKKNQELKELDALLKKQDIDHKAEMTSQSMEWEEKLSKLKQKLEQKQTKMSSSNNQEIFRMKFLNLKQEYDVEMKKLQQVIQTLEERLRSRSTENTAVLSGRPSLKKRKL
- the LOC128186804 gene encoding RUS family member 1-like encodes the protein MVCKEVYGSTNVLKKYVKTEKDKLKTVDLSPKWTSLSQFFTVVFLPQGYPESVSSDYLQYQIWDTIQAFASSITGTLAAQALLKGVGVGDESATVMAATLTWILKDGTGMIGRILFAWIQGTNLDCDAKRWRLFADILNDMAIFMEILAPYFKAYFTPIVCTAGVCKSIVGVAGGATRAALTQHQARRNNMADVSAKDGSQETLVNLAALVCSLTLVPLVTGKDVLIWSLFLLFTLLHLFANYSAVTSVVMETLNQARLHILVHHYLQTGEVLSLQEVNYKEPVLWKTRRKLNVHLGTSIGKVFSRASVLEESIALYKDSNYLLDINLQTGSVSIILSPLSTTMDHLTSCFQAEVIDYVYDNMYKPTTKSEDLGNIRSALSEGDTLSATAASYNYAAVHLEKFQRGLTEKGWLCEPLLLGPDEWRAEWDSAGTLDKKDV
- the LOC128190570 gene encoding uncharacterized protein LOC128190570 isoform X2; translated protein: MASPGERMAFSIVLTVVVLPILYTQVQGDCAGKADIIIAVPGSVNIPGEEFFPFETFLHMLVDYFVLDENNVNVGFVLYGNEPTILSHPQPFKDQAETNTRATLLTQRENYMNILGSPPNVARALNLMRAMFQNPSGYPMERPRRGVKKIGVIFTWGAQPIEAFDDVVRASDDLRMDGVTMYAVGRSPIGPEFARLATDECKLFSMGNFQEGLPSVLPYLGSSICTHMDPVINASSINCFPKFWRPSPNPPIICPSMSEIFQDPYNCAYYYKCDLSVARRERCPSNMLFDNFIRTCNYKDAVTCYSRMTCPEPNGLFPHPESCNRFMNCFNGIPYVQECPPNLYFNERTKLCDDRQNVQCRLQ